In Mytilus edulis chromosome 13, xbMytEdul2.2, whole genome shotgun sequence, a single window of DNA contains:
- the LOC139502347 gene encoding acetylcholine receptor subunit beta-type unc-29-like, producing MDNCNIIIIFLFIFLLNHVHGQTSSHMRQLYTDIFTSYQPSILPNSDFSAPLQITLSPYLMTITQFQEVEETLDVALGLICTWVDDGFSWTPSSYGNAEYIIVPHTDVWTPKFVLVNSVETYEPLAGDNDIFATIYSNGTMSIVYGDVLSSKCTANIYKFPFDSQTCDLQFAVWGITSNDITIIANPISLAFYTENSNWELDSYSTKSTVMNGYSMLILTMTIKRVPLYYVIMVALPTDMFFVLNPLVFLLPVESGERLGLAMTILLSYAIFLTMVQMSIPASSNPMSVLLIIMIVTIVISGSTAAVTIYIAALYHREPHVKMNSFWKFIGTRLPWSRRHTPVRPLTKNGAKGDIISSSIEESITWQEVCHALDTLMMVILYANIFIINCAFLIAVA from the coding sequence ATGGATAATTGTAACATTATcataatatttctatttatttttttgctgaaCCATGTTCATGGTCAGACATCGTCACATATGAGACAATTATATACTGATATTTTTACAAGTTACCAACCATCCATTCTTCCAAATTCTGATTTTTCAGCACCATTACAAATAACACTGTCACCCTATTTGATGACCATTACTCAATTTCAGGAAGTAGAAGAAACTCTGGACGTGGCTTTAGGACTTATATGCACCTGGGTTGACGATGGATTCTCTTGGACTCCGTCATCATACGGTAATGCGGAATATATTATAGTGCCTCACACAGATGTGTGGACTCCGAAGTTTGTTCTTGTAAATTCTGTTGAAACATATGAACCTTTAGCAGGAGATAACGATATCTTCGCTACAATTTATTCTAATGGAACTATGTCAATAGTTTATGGCGATGTTTTGTCATCGAAATGTACAGCAAATATTTACAAGTTTCCATTTGATTCTCAAACATGTGATCTGCAATTTGCCGTCTGGGGAATTACATCAAATGATATAACGATAATAGCAAACCCTATTAGCCTAGCGTTCTACACTGAAAATTCAAATTGGGAACTAGATTCCTATAGTACGAAATCTACAGTTATGAACGGATACTCTATGCTTATACTTACAATGACGATAAAGCGTGTACCGTTGTACTACGTAATAATGGTAGCTTTGCCAACAGATATGTTCTTTGTATTGAATCCGCTCGTATTTCTTCTTCCGGTAGAGTCTGGTGAACGCTTAGGACTTGCGATGACAATATTATTATCGTATGCTATATTCCTGACAATGGTCCAAATGTCCATACCAGCCTCTTCAAATCCAATGAGTGTTTTACTGATTATAATGATAGTGACTATTGTAATAAGCGGTAGCACAGCTGCCGTAACTATTTACATAGCGGCACTTTATCATAGAGAACCACACGTTAAAATGAACTCTTTTTGGAAGTTCATCGGAACAAGGTTACCATGGAGTAGAAGGCATACACCTGTACGGCCGTTGACTAAAAATGGTGCAAAGGGGGATATTATATCTTCGTCTATAGAGGAAAGCATAACCTGGCAGGAAGTTTGTCATGCTCTAGATACACTAATGATGGTAATACTATATGCCAACATTTTCATTATCAATTGTGCATTTTTGATAGCTGTAGCCTAG